In Drosophila simulans strain w501 chromosome 3R, Prin_Dsim_3.1, whole genome shotgun sequence, a single window of DNA contains:
- the LOC6727321 gene encoding signal recognition particle subunit SRP72, with translation MSKDANPKEALIKAAYADVNKFGNNQEFDKAVKAVNRILGVAPDDPTALHCKVVCLVQLSKFEEAYKFIEKNRLSSLFFEKAYCEYQLNKQEQALKTIDDAGLQPLPPNLKELRTQVLYRLERYEECLDSYRDIIKNTSDEYEEERRTNLSAVAANLAVDQTKKVPEVPEDTYEQYFNSACIQANRQKYAEAERKLRTSEKLCLEDECASEGEVIEEVDIIRVQLAYVLQLQGKTKEASSIYADCLRHKPKDAALVAVASNNLVVINKDQNVFDSKKKIRAALSDACESRLTSRQKQVIALNNCLLALYTNAGDQVQQLSQKLAQTYPKVEFEALLIRCTQLAKDRKHKEAIDQLQKFAAAHKSHEFVSKFAIIQLQLLQGNRKDAIETLLSLGEAKYKPGVVSALVSLYLGTDNKTAASALLKSAVDWYKKNKVSSGDLSDMWRQAAEFHLRGGASETAASSLEELLKLNPNDTKVLAQLVIAYAQFQPKRALELSRKLPTLETLTTASEIDALEAANWVMSAKAAKKTANTKAEPSPSTPLDKKKNRNRKRKGKLPKNYNAEVAPDPERWLPKYERTGFRKKRGGARGKDVIKGSQGMASGAADQYDMSSRVNLTKNSPATPVYQETAPGPRQQHRKGGHKKKKGGRF, from the exons ATGTCAAAGGACGCTAATCCCAAGGAGGCGCTTATAAAGGCAGCATACGCTGATGTGAATAAGTTCGGCAATAACCAGGAGTTTGACAAGGCTGTCAAGGCAGTGAATCGCA TCCTAGGCGTAGCCCCCGACGATCCCACCGCCCTGCACTGCAAGGTGGTCTGCCTGGTGCAGCTTTCGAAGTTCGAGGAGGCCTACAAGTTCATCGAGAAAAATCGCCTGTCCTCGCTCTTCTTTGAGAAGGCCTACTGCGAGTACCAACTTAACAAGCAGGAGCAAGCGCTTAAGACCATAGACGATGCGGGCCTGCAGCCCCTGCCTCCGAACCTTAAGGAGCTCCGAACCCAGGTCCTATACCGCTTGGAGCGCTACGAAGAGTGCCTAGACTCCTACCGGGACATCATTAAGAACACCAGTGATGAGTACGAGGAAGAGCGTCGGACCAATCTCAGCGCCGTGGCCGCCAACTTGGCTGTGGATCAGACCAAGAAGGTGCCCGAGGTGCCGGAAGACACCTACGAGCAGTACTTCAACAGCGCGTGCATCCAGGCTAATCGGCAGAAGTACGCCGAGGCCGAGCGCAAGTTGCGCACCAGCGAGAAGCTCTGCCTGGAGGACGAGTGTGCCTCCGAGGGGGAGGTCATTGAAGAGGTAGACATCATTCGCGTCCAACTGGCCTACGTCCTTCAACTGCAGGGAAAGACCAAGGAGGCGTCTAGCATCTACGCGGACTGCCTGCGTCATAAGCCAAAGGACGCAGCCCTGGTGGCCGTGGCAAGCAACAACTTGGTGGTGATCAATAAGGACCAGAACGTCTTCGATTCCAAGAAGAAGATTCGCGCTGCCCTTTCCGACGCCTGTGAGTCTAGGCTCACCTCGCGCCAGAAGCAGGTCATAGCCCTCAACAACTGTCTGCTGGCACTTTACACTAATGCCGGCGACCAAGTGCAACAGCTTAGCCAAAAGCTGGCTCAGACCTATCCGAAGGTGGAATTCGAGGCGCTGCTCATTCGCTGCACCCAGCTGGCCAAGGATCGCAAGCACAAGGAGGCCATCGATCAGCTACAAAAGTTCGCAGCAGCCCACAAGTCGCACGAATTCGTCAGCAAGTTTGCCATCATACAACTTCAGCTGCTTCAG GGCAACCGCAAGGATGCGATTGAAACCCTGCTGTCATTGGGCGAGGCCAAGTACAAGCCTGGCGTTGTCTCCGCTCTAGTCTCCCTTTATCTGGGCACGGACAACAAGACAGCAGCCTCTGCGCTGCTGAAGTCCGCCGTCGACTGGTACAAGAAGAACAAGGTGAGCAGTGGTGATCTGTCGGACATGTGGCGCCAGGCAGCCGAGTTCCATTTGCGTGGTGGCGCATCCGAGACAGCCGCTAGCTCCCTGGAGGAACTACTTAAGCTGAACCCCAACGATACCAAGGTCTTGGCCCAGTTGGTCATTGCCTACGCCCAGTTTCAGCCCAAGAGGGCTCTTGAGTTAAGTAGAAAGCTGCCCACATTGGAAACGTTGACCACCGCTTCCGAAATCGACGCCCTAGAGGCGGCCAACTGGGTGATGTCAGCTAAGGCGGCCAAGAAGACTGCCAATACCAAGGCCGAACCCTCGCCGAGCACACCGCTAGATAAAAAGAAGAACaggaaccggaaacggaagggCAAGCTCCCCAAGAACTACAACGCCGAAGTGGCTCCTGATCCAGAGCGCTGGCTGCCCAAGTACGAGCGCACAGGCTTCCGCAAGAAGCGAGGTGGCGCACGCGGCAAAGATGTCATTAAGGGCTCCCAGGGCATGGCCTCGGGAGCAGCCGATCAATA CGACATGTCCAGCCGCGTGAATCTGACCAAGAACTCCCCCGCCACACCCGTTTACCAGGAAACAGCTCCAGGTCCAAGGCAGCAGCACCGCAAAGGTGGCcacaaaaagaagaagggCGGCCGCTTCTAA
- the LOC6727324 gene encoding uncharacterized protein LOC6727324: protein MFLNDIGQPSILEKEKVYSSYEEHRGPLLFTSAALGELIAPQNWCQLAVGSQLDISRLQSYTAVSESWSFEILLPNKPTRLVYDENEITITLIPAGRKDNGLECNLFYIENGHARYLIVDCLSEYLDFLPKASGFFHTGLRQGIDVMYVDEKLLVENQINEDLYSLADLIRPKFIYGLRQRELPKWLLDLRRIDDRNKKYSVLSVQNDAFKV, encoded by the exons ATGTTTTTAAACGACATAGGCCAACCCTCAATactggaaaaagaaaaagtctACAGCTCTTACGAGGAG CACCGTGGACCCTTGCTCTTTACGTCAGCCGCCTTAGGAGAACTAATAGCACCACAAAATTGGTGCCAGTTAGCTGTGGGTTCCCAGCTGGACATCTCACGGCTGCAATCATATACAGCTGTTTCAGAAAGCTGGTCTTTTGAAATACTACTGCCGAATAAGCCCACCCGACTAGTGTACGATGAGAACGAGATCACAATCACATTGATACCAGCGGGAAGAAAGGATAACGGCTTGGAGTGCAACCTATTCTACATAGAAA ACGGCCATGCACGATATTTGATTGTGGACTGCCTATCCGAGTATCTGGACTTTCTGCCAAAGGCCTCGGGCTTCTTTCACACGGGCCTCCGGCAGGGAATCGATGTAATGTACGTGGACGAAAAGCTCTTAGTTGAGAACCAAATAAACGAGGATCTCTACAGTTTAGCTGACCTGATAAGACCAAAGTTCATATACGGATTGCGGCAACGGGAACTGCCGAAGTGGCTGCTCGATCTGCGTCGGATTGATGATAGAAATAAGAAGTATAGCGTGCTTTCCGTACAAAATGATGCATTTAAGGTTTAA
- the LOC6727322 gene encoding septin-2, producing MSVEVDFVDKKEVHLRTLKQSGHVGFDSLPDQLVNKSVQNGFVFNVMCIGETGLGKSTLMDTLFNTSFESTPSPHTLPSVKLKAHTYELQESNVRLKLTICDTVGYGDQINKDDSFKAVVDYIDAQFENYLQEELKIKRSLVSCHDSRIHICLYFICPTGHGLKSLDLVCMKKLDSKVNIIPVIAKADTISKVELQRFKAKIIQELNANGVHIYQFPTDDETVAETNTSMNSHIPFAVVGSTEFIKVGNKLIRARQYPWGTVQVENETHCDFVKLREMLIRTNMEDMREKTHTRHYELYRQKRLEQMGFSDVDSDNKPISFQQTFEAKRSNHLAELQSKEEEVRQMFVQRVKEKEAELKESEKDLHAKFEKLKRDHAEEKRKLEESRKALEEDYLDFQRRKQQLATAHHTLTLGKSKKK from the exons ATGTCCGTTGAAGTGGATTTCGTCGACAAGAAGGAGGTGCACCTCCGCACCCTGAAGCAGTCCGGTCACGTGGGATTCGACAGCTTGCCGGACCAACTAGTCAACAAGAGTGTCCAGAATGGATTCGTCTTCAACGTCATGTGTATAG GCGAAACCGGACTGGGCAAGTCGACGCTGATGGACACGCTGTTCAACACCAGCTTCGAGTCCACGCCGAGTCCCCACACTTTGCCTAGCGTCAAGTTGAAGGCACACACCTACGAGTTGCAGGAGAGCAATGTGCGACTCAAACTGACCATCTGCGACACGGTTGGCTACGGCGATCAGATCAACAAGGACGACTCGTTCAAGGCGGTGGTGGACTACATCGACGCACAGTTCGAGAACTATCTGCAGGAGGAGTTGAAGATCAAGCGATCGCTGGTGTCATGCCACGACAGCCGCATCCACATCTGCCTCTACTTCATCTGCCCCACCGGGCACGGCCTCAAATCGCTGGACCTGGTGTGCATGAAGAAGCTGGACAGCAAGGTGAACATCATTCCGGTGATTGCCAAGGCGGATACCATTTCCAAGGTTGAGCTGCAGCGCTTCAAGGCGAAGATCATTCAAGAGCTAAACGCCAATGGAGTGCACATCTATCAGTTCCCCACCGACGATGAGACGGTGGCCGAGACCAACACCAGCATGAACTCGCACATTCCCTTCGCCGTGGTGGGCAGCACGGAGTTTATTAAGGTGGGCAACAAGCTCATCCGCGCTCGCCAGTATCCCTGGGGCACGGTGCAGGTGGAGAACGAGACGCACTGCGACTTTGTGAAGCTGCGCGAGATGCTCATTCGCACCAACATGGAGGATATGCGCGAAAAGACACACACGCGCCACTACGAGCTCTATCGCCAGAAGAGACTGGAGCAAATGGGCTTCAGCGATGTGGACAGCGACAACAAGCCCATCTCGTTCCAGCAGACGTTCGAGGCCAAGCGCTCCAACCACCTGGCCGAGCTGCAGtccaaggaggaggaggttcGTCAGATGTTCGTGCAGCGCGTGAAGGAGAAGGAGGCCGAGCTGAAGGAGAGCGAGAAGGACCTGCACGCCAAGTTCGAGAAGCTAAAGCGGGACCACGCCGAGGAGAAGCGCAAGCTGGAGGAGTCGCGCAAGGCGCTCGAGGAGGACTACCTCGACTTCCAGCGGCGCAAGCAGCAGTtggccaccgcccaccacACGCTCACCCTCGGCAAGAGCAAGAAGAAGTAG
- the LOC6727323 gene encoding uncharacterized protein LOC6727323 produces MPIGMANMSPAASSLVFLALLQTVTCYTVIITAPEQALIGSTINVSAQLFDGDKPAPGGILYRFTWSDSAGHRKVIEANSASSNWSVTFTQEQPATHVIKVEVEKSISFFWVTEAKASRGIKLDSLLVGRLELIQNNVMRPHEFVSTQEAVNHSVSLSDADLLFLRSKGYRILTYWFQNCTYLGMSSALDYVATYPKAEQYYDMEALVVASLELPPEPTPSTTTTTTTTTTTTTTTTTTTTTPATTTTSTTPATTTTPKTTTSSTSTTTTTTPKPPARSKRDLIQAMHANAALLGLNLTSALKQQKASAGNVSVALVNPLGVQRVSKLTLVPGLQPPFDCVSKKFVAQDPKQIYGYFQHRVVSKDPITGFGTTGKNWLQHWEVLKINVNCKGSPPFELCTRVFTAPYNSTGNETCDQYEPIETCSYEYMRYFSESKTILFFIRNEVSQTLNQVTINIYEAQRQSQLSVVVVPVSCTLVAVILVVFGVAYYIQRGNRFNVEVADFNFGDTQSVDMEYKTFPQRLIDSIRDACTWPGQRRHSQSSVDLMADQDQPPSPSFAGNVGDVDSNLRYNTFN; encoded by the exons ATGCCAATCGGCATGGCGAACATGTCGCCAGCAGCGTCGTCACTGGTTTTCCTCGCTCTTCTGCAGACAG TTACCTGCTACACCGTTATCATCACCGCTCCCGAACAGGCCCTCATCGGATCCACCATCAATGTATCCGCCCAGCTCTTCGATGGCGACAAGCCGGCTCCCGGCGGCATCCTCTACAGGTTCACCTGGTCGGACAGTGCTGGCCATCGAAAG GTGATTGAAGCGAACAGCGCTAGCAGCAATTGGTCTGTGACCTTCACGCAGGAGCAACCGGCCACGCATGTCATCAAGGTGGAAGTGGAGAAGTCTATCTCCTTCTTCTGGGTGACGGAGGCAAAGGCCTCGAGGGGAATCAAGCTGGACAGCTTGCTCGTCGGCAGGCTGGAGCTGATTCAGAACAATGTGATGCGACCCCATGAGTTTGTGTCCACCCAGGAGGCGGTGAATCACAGCGTATCGCTTTCCGATGCGGACCTACTTTTTCTGCGGTCGAAGGGCTATCGCATTCTTACGTATTGGTTTCAGAACTGCACATATCTCGGCATGTCCAGTGCGTTGGACTATGTGGCCACATATCCGAAAGCTGAGCAATACTATGATATGGAGGCATTAGTGGTGGCTTCACTGGAACTTCCGCCGGAGCCGACGCCCTCAACTACGacgaccaccaccacaacaactacaactaccaCTACCACAACCACTACCACTACAactccagcaacaacaaccacttcAACAACACCTGCCACAACGACTACTCCAAAAACCACAACGTCGTCCACAAGTACAACGACCACAACGACTCCAAAGCCACCGGCACGATCAAAACGTGACTTAATCCAGGCGATGCATGCCAACGCTGCTCTTCTCGGATTGAACTTAACCAGTGCGCTAAAGCAGCAGAAGGCATCCGCTGGGAATGTGTCCGTGGCTTTGGTCAATCCGCTGGGAGTGCAAAGGGTGTCCAAGCTCACACTGGTGCCCGGCCTTCAGCCGCCTTTCGATTGCGTGAGCAAAAAGTTCGTGGCCCAGGACCCCAAGCAGATATACGGCTACTTCCAGCATCGCGTTGTATCCAAGG ATCCTATAACCGGTTTCGGCACCACGGGCAAAAATTGGCTGCAACACTGGGAGGTGCTTAAAATCAATGTAAACTGCAAAGGATCACCGCCGTTTGAGCTGTGCACTCGAGTCTTTACTG CTCCTTACAACTCCACGGGCAATGAGACCTGCGATCAGTATGAGCCGATAGAGACGTGCTCTTATGAGTATATGCGTTACTTCAGTGAAAGCAAGACCATTTTGTTCTTCATACGCAACGAGGTCTCCCAAACACTGAATCAGGTCACCATAAACATTTATGAAG CTCAGCGTCAATCTCAGCTTTCGGTTGTAGTTGTGCCCGTAAGCTGCACTTTGGTGGCGGTGATTCTTGTTGTTTTCGGCGTGGCCTACTATATTCAACGGGGAAATCG CTTTAATGTTGAAGTGGCCGATTTCAACTTCGGCGACACACAGTCGGTGGACATGGAGTACAAGACATTCCCGCAGCGCCTAATCGATAGCATCCGCGATGCGTGCACGTGGCCGGGTCAGCGGCGTCACTCGCAGTCCAGCGTAGATCTCATGGCGGACCAGGACCAGCCGCCCAGTCCGAGCTTTGCAGGCAATGTGGGCGATGTGGACAGCAACCTGCGCTACAACACTTTCAACTAG
- the LOC6727325 gene encoding signal recognition particle 14 kDa protein codes for MVLLDNSNFILRLEKIANAAKKDSSFTLTFKRYDGNDKPVPREGRPPLPKPETYMCLMRAQSKSQKISTVVRQEDVPAMMGMYSQFMKSKMDGLKRVKKVKSKAKATKG; via the exons ATGGTTTTGCTAGACAATTCGAAc TTTATCCTCCGCCTGGAGAAGATCGCTAATGCGGCCAAGAAGGACTCCTCCTTCACGCTGACGTTCAAGCGAT ATGATGGCAACGATAAGCCCGTGCCGAGGGAAGGACGGCCACCGCTGCCTAAGCCGGAGACCTACATGTGCCTGATGCGAGCCCAGTCCAAGTCCCAAAAG ATTTCCACCGTTGTCCGGCAGGAGGATGTGCCCGCCATGATGGGCATGTACTCGCAGTTCATGAAGAGCAAGATGGACGGGCTGAAGCGGGTGAAGAAGGTCAAAAGCAAGGCCAAGGCGACAAAGGGTTAA
- the LOC6727326 gene encoding elongin-B, translating to MDVFLMIRRQKTTIFTDAKENTTVAELKRMIEGILKVQPVDQRLYNQDNDVMEDDSTLQDYGVTVSTAKAQAPAQLGLTFRNEVGDFETLDMTPYSAPPDLPEVMKNQEASNGQEQVA from the exons ATG GACGTGTTCCTTATGATCAGGCGGCAAAAGACCACCATCTTCACGGACGCCAAGGAGAACACAACGGTGGCCGAGCTGAAGCGAATGATTGAGG GCATACTGAAGGTGCAGCCCGTGGACCAGCGGTTATACAATCAGGACAACGATGTCATGGAGGACGACAGCACGTTGCAGGACTACGGCGTGACGGTGTCCACGGCCAAGGCGCAGGCTCCGGCGCAGCTGGGCTTGACATTCAG GAACGAGGTGGGCGACTTTGAGACACTGGACATGACACCCTACTCGGCACCACCAGACTTACCCGAAGTCATGAAAAACCAAGAGGCCTCGAACGGACAGGAGCAGGTGGCATAA
- the LOC6727327 gene encoding esterase CG5412 → MTNNDAAVEAAGSSRASGSKQQLKLEITEKVRVLCLHGYRQNGEAFKNKLGSFRKFTNKYAEFVFITAPHVAKALESAAEPVPEQRSWWANKDDGSFKGTNKGGPAFGFQESLRCVEEAWRTQGPFQGLLGFSQGACFVGLICGLAKKKLTSIRPEFAVLASGFLSGSLVHMSAYEEAISIPTLHIYGQTDEIIPKEMSESLAAHFKNAEVLEHSGGHYFPATAQQKQTFINFFQDRLQEYLEHEELQQSGNASFVDSGAEDDNDAEVAAMTAELDESD, encoded by the exons ATGACCAACAACGATGCGGCCGTGGAGGCAGCCGGCTCCAGTCGGGCCAGCGGCAGCAAACAGCAGCTGAAGCTGGAAATCACCGAGAAGGTGCGAGTCCTGTGCCTGCACGGTTACCGCCAGAATGGAGAAGCCTTCAAAAATAAGCTGGGCTCCTTCCGCAAGTTCACCAACAAGTACGCAGAGTTCGTGTTCATTACGGCGCCGCACGTGGCCAAAGCACTGGAGTCGGCGGCGGAGCCGGTGCCGGAGCAGAGGAGTTGGTGGGCCAACAAGGACGACGGCTCCTTCAAGGGAACAAACAAAGGCGGTCCCGCCTTCGGTTTTCAGGAGAGCCTGCGCTGTGTGGAGGAGGCATGGCGGACGCAGGGCCCCTTTCAGGGACTGCTAGGCTTCTCACAGGGCGCCTGTTTCGTGGGCCTTATATGCggtctggccaaaaagaagt TGACCTCCATCAGGCCGGAGTTTGCGGTGCTAGCCTCGGGCTTCTTGTCTGGCAGTCTGGTGCACATGAGCGCCTACGAAGAGGCCATCAGCATACCCACGCTGCACATCTACGGACAGACGGATGAGATCATTCCCAAGGAGATGAGCGAGTCCCTGGCTGCGCACTTTAAGAACGCAGAGGTGCTGGAGCACAGCGGCGGACACTACTTCCCGGCCACGGCGCAGCAGAAGCAGACATTCATCAACTTCTTCCAGGATCGGCTGCAGGAGTACCTGGAGCACGAGGAGTTGCAGCAGAGCGGCAATGCCTCCTTCGTGGATAGCGGAGCGGAGGACGACAACGATGCCGAGGTGGCGGCCATGACGGCCGAGCTGGACGAGAGTGATTAG
- the LOC6727320 gene encoding tRNA pseudouridine synthase A isoform X1, with product MFLRRLLNDYTKAVRLKTLCTPWNRQKSFAAAMSEALDKLEMEKEARKEAKELEGEAVKDANRIKRTLKRKKWVDWKEQDEKDAANGVKRAPFDPADRIKRKKSAILLSYCGANYYGMQRNPGMQTIEEELFKAMLKHKWITEDSFEQIQISCFQRAARTDKGVSAARQVCSVKLPEELDLEAFNADLPQQIRLFGVERVTKGFNAKDQCNARTYTYTLPTVAFASFEEKVDDVHDTFRISPELLQKVKETLKLYEGTKNFHNFTSKKSFLDPSSKRFIMSFTSSEPFRSPQDIEFVTLKVKGQSFMLHQIRKMVGLAIAIVRGNTTAATLERALTEERLDLPMAPGLGLVLDTVHYERYNDRYGKDGIHNPLTWQAQEAQVQEFIEREIFSQIYKTEAEQRNMLDWIGTLHYHSYDTRTEDAPPPPSSEGKKVKGGDDDNDE from the exons ATGTTTTTAAGAAGACTTTTAAACGACTACACCAAGGCAG TTCGCCTGAAAACCCTTTGCACTCCCTGGAATCGCCAAAAATCCTTCGCCGCAGCGATGTCAGAGGCTCTAGATAAACTGGAGATGGAGAAGGAAGCCAGGAAAGAGGCCAAGGAACTGGAGGGCGAAGCCGTGAAGGACGCCAACCGCATCAAGAGAACACTTAAGCGCAAGAAATGGGTCGATTGGAAGGAGCAGGACGAGAAGGATGCCGCCAACGGGGTGAAGCGAGCGCCATTCGATCCCGCCGATCGGATCAAGCGCAAGAAGAGCGCCATCCTGCTTAGCTACTGCGGTGCGAACTACTATGGGATGCAGCGCAATCCCGGCATGCAGACCATAGAGGAGGAGCTCTTTAAAGCCATGCTAAAGCACAAGTGGATCACAGAGGACAGCTTTGAGCAGATTCAGATTTCCTGTTTCCAAAGAGCGGCCAGGACCGACAAGGGCGTCTCCGCCGCCCGCCAGGTGTGCTCCGTCAAGCTGC CTGAGGAGCTGGACCTGGAGGCCTTCAATGCCGATCTGCCGCAACAGATCCGTCTGTTTGGCGTAGAACGCGTGACTAAGGGCTTCAATGCCAAGGACCAGTGCAATGCTCGGACCTACACCTACACACTGCCCACCGTGGCCTTTGCCTCGTTTGAGGAAAAGGTGGACGACGTGCACGACACCTTCCGGATTTCACCAGAGCTGCTGCAGAAAGTTAAAGAAACCCTAAAGCTCTACGAGGGCACGAAGAACTTCCACAACTTCACCAGCAAGAA AAGCTTTCTGGATCCTTCGTCCAAGCGCTTCATCATGTCCTTTACGAGCAGCGAGCCATTCCGGAGTCCCCAGGACATAGAGTTTGTCACCCTTAAGGTTAAGGGTCAGAGCTTTATGCTGCACCAGATTCGCAAGATGGTCGGTCTAGCCATTGCCATTGTAAGGGGGAACACGACGGCGGCCACTTTAGAGCGGGCACTGACAGAGGAGCGCCTTGACCTGCCGATGGCCCCTGGACTGGGCCTCGTGCTGGACACAGTGCACTACGAGCGCTACAACGATCGCTACGGCAAGGACGGCATCCACAATCCGCTGACGTGGCAGGCGCAGGAGGCGCAAGTCCAGGAGTTTATCGAGAGGGAGATCTTTAGCCAGATCTACAAGACGGAAGCCGAGCAGCGTAACATGCTCGACTGGATAGGAACATTGCATTATCACTCATACGATACACGGACGGAGGACGCGCCTCCACCACCTTCCTCCGAAGGCAAGAAGGTCAAAGGTGGTGATGACGACAATGATGAATAA
- the LOC6727320 gene encoding tRNA pseudouridine synthase A isoform X2, producing MSEALDKLEMEKEARKEAKELEGEAVKDANRIKRTLKRKKWVDWKEQDEKDAANGVKRAPFDPADRIKRKKSAILLSYCGANYYGMQRNPGMQTIEEELFKAMLKHKWITEDSFEQIQISCFQRAARTDKGVSAARQVCSVKLPEELDLEAFNADLPQQIRLFGVERVTKGFNAKDQCNARTYTYTLPTVAFASFEEKVDDVHDTFRISPELLQKVKETLKLYEGTKNFHNFTSKKSFLDPSSKRFIMSFTSSEPFRSPQDIEFVTLKVKGQSFMLHQIRKMVGLAIAIVRGNTTAATLERALTEERLDLPMAPGLGLVLDTVHYERYNDRYGKDGIHNPLTWQAQEAQVQEFIEREIFSQIYKTEAEQRNMLDWIGTLHYHSYDTRTEDAPPPPSSEGKKVKGGDDDNDE from the exons ATGTCAGAGGCTCTAGATAAACTGGAGATGGAGAAGGAAGCCAGGAAAGAGGCCAAGGAACTGGAGGGCGAAGCCGTGAAGGACGCCAACCGCATCAAGAGAACACTTAAGCGCAAGAAATGGGTCGATTGGAAGGAGCAGGACGAGAAGGATGCCGCCAACGGGGTGAAGCGAGCGCCATTCGATCCCGCCGATCGGATCAAGCGCAAGAAGAGCGCCATCCTGCTTAGCTACTGCGGTGCGAACTACTATGGGATGCAGCGCAATCCCGGCATGCAGACCATAGAGGAGGAGCTCTTTAAAGCCATGCTAAAGCACAAGTGGATCACAGAGGACAGCTTTGAGCAGATTCAGATTTCCTGTTTCCAAAGAGCGGCCAGGACCGACAAGGGCGTCTCCGCCGCCCGCCAGGTGTGCTCCGTCAAGCTGC CTGAGGAGCTGGACCTGGAGGCCTTCAATGCCGATCTGCCGCAACAGATCCGTCTGTTTGGCGTAGAACGCGTGACTAAGGGCTTCAATGCCAAGGACCAGTGCAATGCTCGGACCTACACCTACACACTGCCCACCGTGGCCTTTGCCTCGTTTGAGGAAAAGGTGGACGACGTGCACGACACCTTCCGGATTTCACCAGAGCTGCTGCAGAAAGTTAAAGAAACCCTAAAGCTCTACGAGGGCACGAAGAACTTCCACAACTTCACCAGCAAGAA AAGCTTTCTGGATCCTTCGTCCAAGCGCTTCATCATGTCCTTTACGAGCAGCGAGCCATTCCGGAGTCCCCAGGACATAGAGTTTGTCACCCTTAAGGTTAAGGGTCAGAGCTTTATGCTGCACCAGATTCGCAAGATGGTCGGTCTAGCCATTGCCATTGTAAGGGGGAACACGACGGCGGCCACTTTAGAGCGGGCACTGACAGAGGAGCGCCTTGACCTGCCGATGGCCCCTGGACTGGGCCTCGTGCTGGACACAGTGCACTACGAGCGCTACAACGATCGCTACGGCAAGGACGGCATCCACAATCCGCTGACGTGGCAGGCGCAGGAGGCGCAAGTCCAGGAGTTTATCGAGAGGGAGATCTTTAGCCAGATCTACAAGACGGAAGCCGAGCAGCGTAACATGCTCGACTGGATAGGAACATTGCATTATCACTCATACGATACACGGACGGAGGACGCGCCTCCACCACCTTCCTCCGAAGGCAAGAAGGTCAAAGGTGGTGATGACGACAATGATGAATAA